Proteins found in one Clostridium kluyveri DSM 555 genomic segment:
- a CDS encoding motility associated factor glycosyltransferase family protein, with translation MARQGIEKYKDIMSENYTHNIKQNAFSMEEFFKKYTFKDDAVVVSTGPSLDCEIDLLKKINGKVKIFCVGSALRALVDAGIIPDMICIIDCQEIVYNQLKGCEDFNVPLCFLSTASRWAVSKYMGPKYIFYNDGNQTDEIIINTAKTVALPTIDIAVKGGAVEIILVGQDLAFLNNRTHTSSYSEIYGIEDRVQDESKLYKKVKGVNGEFLNTRSEYLNFKYSIEREIEHNPQVKFINCSHGADIIGTEYMQLSRWIDKNI, from the coding sequence ATGGCAAGGCAGGGAATTGAGAAATATAAAGATATAATGTCTGAAAATTATACACATAATATTAAGCAGAATGCATTTTCAATGGAAGAATTTTTTAAAAAGTATACTTTTAAGGATGATGCCGTTGTAGTTTCAACAGGGCCATCTCTTGATTGTGAAATTGATTTGCTTAAAAAAATTAATGGAAAAGTTAAAATATTTTGTGTAGGAAGTGCCCTGAGAGCTCTTGTAGATGCTGGAATAATACCAGATATGATATGTATAATTGACTGTCAGGAAATAGTATATAACCAATTGAAGGGCTGTGAAGACTTCAATGTGCCACTGTGCTTTTTAAGTACGGCCTCAAGATGGGCTGTTTCAAAATACATGGGGCCTAAATATATTTTTTATAATGATGGAAATCAAACAGATGAAATAATAATAAATACTGCAAAAACGGTCGCACTTCCAACCATTGATATAGCAGTAAAAGGTGGTGCTGTTGAAATAATACTTGTTGGGCAGGACTTGGCTTTTTTGAATAACAGGACTCATACTAGTTCTTATAGCGAAATATATGGAATTGAAGATCGAGTTCAGGATGAGTCAAAATTGTATAAAAAGGTTAAAGGTGTAAATGGTGAATTTTTAAATACCCGATCTGAATATCTCAATTTTAAATATTCCATTGAAAGGGAAATAGAGCATAATCCACAGGTGAAATTTATAAACTGCAGCCATGGTGCAGATATAATTGGAACTGAATATATGCAGTTATCACGATGGATAGATAAAAATATTTAA